A single Panthera tigris isolate Pti1 chromosome A3, P.tigris_Pti1_mat1.1, whole genome shotgun sequence DNA region contains:
- the LOC102950578 gene encoding uncharacterized protein LOC102950578 isoform X3, giving the protein MQLEPLLWIQGKKHLLDKGSSEANMATPQAVDYSRIFGVHDSLQMVWVLNGNSLITTPFNNNVSPVSLDLMTCMDKEFHDAGKGNPVYLGIKNNDLCLFCGEIQGQPTLQLKVMNSARRLTQCETSHCRPDKARPRGIYFLYHRTEATESGSSPSCSVDRGPAMAKPHNLWEVSPQTLGGLRSTDEQSTWTCFGGSHHDLSSHLTSQNLVSTPPS; this is encoded by the exons ATGCAGCTAGAACCTTTACTTTGGATCCAGGGTAAAAAGCATCTCTTGGACAAAG GAAGCTCTGAAGCCAACATGGCCACCCCCCAAG CGGTAGACTATTCCAGAATCTTTGGTGTTCATGATTCTCTACAGATGGTGTGGGTCCTGAATGGAAATTCTTTAATAACAACTCCTTTTAACAACAATGTCAGTCCTG TCAGTCTTGATTTAATGACATGTATGGACAAAGAATTCCATGATGCAGGAAAAGGCAATCCAGTTTACTTGGGAATCAAGAACAACGATCTTTGTCTTTTCTGTGGAGAAATTCAGGGCCAGCCAACTTTACAGCTTAAG GTGATGAACTCAGCAAGGAGACTGACTCAGTGCGAAACTTCCCATTGCAGACCAGACAAAGCACGTCCTCGTGGGATCTACTTTCTTTATCACCGGACTGAAG CTACAGAATCTGGTTCAAGTCCTAGCTGTTCTGTGGACAGAGGTCCAGCAATGGCCAAACCACACAATCTGTGGGAGGTGAGTCCTCAGACTCTTGGAGGCCTCAGAAGTACAGATGAACAAAGCACCTGGACCTGCTTTGGAGGGTCTCACCATGATCTGAG ttCACATCTAACTTCGCAGAATCTGGTATCTACTCCACCATCATAA
- the LOC102950578 gene encoding uncharacterized protein LOC102950578 isoform X1: MQLEPLLWIQGKKHLLDKGSSEANMATPQAVDYSRIFGVHDSLQMVWVLNGNSLITTPFNNNVSPVSLDLMTCMDKEFHDAGKGNPVYLGIKNNDLCLFCGEIQGQPTLQLKVMNSARRLTQCETSHCRPDKARPRGIYFLYHRTEGVSLVLFDSSSPQQEREPYPTPGHCQSHKGGENHHGEALPLCRLGQLLGQPPWPYKVHEDLRCFLRREDTHRRLRRMKREQEQKCPIVMAKCIRYLLPCNKVFQTSAAASNSTRYSTEVLRIRNQKSGIIWVWLRAPHEVAVKMSSGLPHPKAGMKMWGLFLRLLAHSCCQEASVLHHVGLSTGCRSVLLTWQLAPPRGESQERSGRSYNTFCDLASDVTQRHFYQVVDSLEASD; this comes from the exons ATGCAGCTAGAACCTTTACTTTGGATCCAGGGTAAAAAGCATCTCTTGGACAAAG GAAGCTCTGAAGCCAACATGGCCACCCCCCAAG CGGTAGACTATTCCAGAATCTTTGGTGTTCATGATTCTCTACAGATGGTGTGGGTCCTGAATGGAAATTCTTTAATAACAACTCCTTTTAACAACAATGTCAGTCCTG TCAGTCTTGATTTAATGACATGTATGGACAAAGAATTCCATGATGCAGGAAAAGGCAATCCAGTTTACTTGGGAATCAAGAACAACGATCTTTGTCTTTTCTGTGGAGAAATTCAGGGCCAGCCAACTTTACAGCTTAAG GTGATGAACTCAGCAAGGAGACTGACTCAGTGCGAAACTTCCCATTGCAGACCAGACAAAGCACGTCCTCGTGGGATCTACTTTCTTTATCACCGGACTGAAG GTGTGTCCCTTGTGCTGTTTGATTCCTCATCTCCACAGCAAGAGCGGGAACCATACCCCACTCCGGGGCACTGCCAATCTCACAAAGGTGGTGAGAATCACCATGGGGAAGCATTACCCCTCTGCAGACTGGGACAGCTTCTGGGGCAACCTCCATGGCCATATAAAGTCCATGAAGACTTGAGATGTTTCCTAAGAAGGGAAGACACCCACCGAAGACtgaggagaatgaaaagagaacagGAGCAGAAATGCCCCATAGTGATGGCAAAGTGTATTCGTTACCTATTGCCGTGTAACAAAGTATTCCAAACCTCAGCAGCGGCTTCGAACAGCACGCGTTATTCCACAGAGGTTCTCAGAATCCGGAATCAGAAGAGTGGCATTATCTGGGTCTGGCTCAGGGCTCCTCATGAAGTTGCAGTCAAGATGTCATCAGGGCTGCCTCATCCGAAGGCTGGAATGAAGATGTGGGGCCTGTTTCTAAGATTGCTCGCACATAGCTGTTGTCAGGAGGCCTCAGTTCTCCACCACGTGGGCCTCTCCACAGGCTGCCGGAGTGTCCTCCTCACCTGGCAGCTGGCTCCCCCCAGGGGTGAGAGCCaagaaagatcaggaagaagcTACAATACCTTTTGTGATCTAGCTTCAGATGTGACGCAACGTCACTTCTACCAGGTAGTAGATTCTTTGGAAGCAAGCGactaa
- the LOC102950578 gene encoding interleukin-36 beta-like isoform X7, protein MQLEPLLWIQGKKHLLDKGSSEANMATPQAVDYSRIFGVHDSLQMVWVLNGNSLITTPFNNNVSPVSLDLMTCMDKEFHDAGKGNPVYLGIKNNDLCLFCGEIQGQPTLQLKEKNIMDVHNKKKAQKPFLFFHNKEGSTSTFQSVSYPDWFIATSKVAGQPVILTKERGKNYITNFYLEPQD, encoded by the exons ATGCAGCTAGAACCTTTACTTTGGATCCAGGGTAAAAAGCATCTCTTGGACAAAG GAAGCTCTGAAGCCAACATGGCCACCCCCCAAG CGGTAGACTATTCCAGAATCTTTGGTGTTCATGATTCTCTACAGATGGTGTGGGTCCTGAATGGAAATTCTTTAATAACAACTCCTTTTAACAACAATGTCAGTCCTG TCAGTCTTGATTTAATGACATGTATGGACAAAGAATTCCATGATGCAGGAAAAGGCAATCCAGTTTACTTGGGAATCAAGAACAACGATCTTTGTCTTTTCTGTGGAGAAATTCAGGGCCAGCCAACTTTACAGCTTAAG GAGAAAAATATCATGGATGTACACAACAAGAAGAAAGCACAgaagccttttctctttttccataataaGGAGGGCTCCACCTCCACTTTTCAGTCCGTCTCCTACCCTGACTGGTTCATAGCGACTTCCAAAGTAGCAGGACAGCCTGTCATTCTCACCAAAGAGAGGGGCAAAAATTACATCACTAACTTCTATCTAGAGCCTCAGGACTAA